A part of Bacteroidota bacterium genomic DNA contains:
- a CDS encoding ABC transporter permease: protein MQLINSIQSEWLKTRKSAGAWLSLVGGLFIPIVFLIGFIYNHKTISTYGEDTNLWTAHFFQVWQSMVVFLLPMGLILATSLITQMEFRNNTWKQLHTTPQKYSTIFTAKFIVIIGLTLQFFIYFNIAFILSGIVPSLIFDKQLPNSTFPFKDLLMNNGKILITCLPVLAFQFLISLRFKNFLVPIGVGLMFLVTTLILIGSWEHAYLSPFSYSPLTIMGSPEMMSRVNIYFWSLGYFAVFTVISYVIYINRSEKG, encoded by the coding sequence ATGCAATTGATAAATAGTATTCAAAGCGAATGGTTAAAAACACGCAAAAGCGCCGGTGCATGGCTTAGTCTGGTTGGCGGCTTATTTATACCCATTGTTTTTTTGATTGGATTTATATATAACCATAAAACAATTAGTACTTATGGAGAAGATACTAATTTGTGGACGGCACATTTTTTTCAGGTATGGCAATCGATGGTAGTTTTTTTATTGCCTATGGGGCTGATATTGGCAACGAGTTTAATAACACAAATGGAATTTAGAAATAATACCTGGAAACAATTACATACAACACCTCAAAAGTATAGCACCATTTTTACGGCTAAGTTTATTGTTATTATAGGGCTTACGCTTCAGTTTTTTATTTATTTCAATATCGCATTTATTTTATCCGGCATCGTTCCGTCGTTGATATTTGATAAACAATTGCCAAATTCAACATTTCCTTTTAAGGACTTATTGATGAATAATGGTAAAATATTAATTACCTGTTTGCCTGTATTGGCTTTCCAGTTTTTAATTAGTTTGCGGTTTAAAAATTTCCTGGTACCGATAGGTGTTGGCTTAATGTTTCTGGTTACCACGTTAATTTTAATTGGAAGCTGGGAACATGCTTATCTGAGTCCGTTCAGTTATAGTCCGCTCACCATAATGGGTTCGCCTGAAATGATGAGTCGCGTAAATATTTATTTCTGGAGCTTAGGTTATTTTGCGGTGTTTACCGTTATAAGCTATGTGATATATATAAATCGTTCGGAAAAAGGGTGA
- a CDS encoding ATP-binding cassette domain-containing protein has protein sequence MYCITTKNLSYRFNGQDTVLSDIELAVPKASIYGFLGPNGAGKTTTLRLLLGLLKKQTGSIQFFEKDFEGNRLSILRKTGSLIEAPSIYAHLSASENLALLQKIYRCDKNRIAEVLKLVGLEHTGKKSAGKFSLGMKQRLSIAIALMHEPELLILDEPTNGLDPNGIIEIRELLKKLNQEQGLTILISSHLLAEIEKMVTHVGIINKGKLIFQGTMQSLHEAQQQQSVIYFETNNLPATKNILQAAGLPAVEYEKGLRIQLTEPDKVALVNTQLVEQGIAVYQISVIKNDLESIFMDLIK, from the coding sequence ATGTATTGCATAACAACCAAAAACTTATCGTATCGTTTTAACGGACAAGACACCGTTTTAAGTGATATTGAACTTGCGGTGCCCAAAGCCTCCATTTATGGATTTTTGGGACCAAATGGTGCCGGAAAAACAACCACACTTCGGTTGTTACTCGGACTGTTAAAAAAACAAACAGGGTCGATTCAATTTTTTGAGAAAGATTTTGAGGGAAACCGATTATCAATTTTGCGCAAAACCGGTTCGTTAATTGAGGCGCCATCTATTTACGCACATTTATCGGCGAGTGAAAATCTGGCGTTATTACAAAAAATTTATCGCTGTGATAAAAACAGAATTGCCGAAGTATTAAAGTTAGTAGGCCTTGAACATACCGGTAAAAAAAGTGCCGGAAAATTTTCGTTGGGGATGAAACAGCGGCTTAGTATTGCTATTGCATTAATGCATGAGCCGGAATTATTAATATTAGATGAACCCACCAACGGTTTGGATCCCAATGGTATTATTGAAATACGCGAATTGCTCAAAAAACTTAATCAGGAGCAGGGGCTTACCATTTTAATTTCGAGTCACTTACTTGCAGAAATAGAAAAAATGGTAACGCATGTGGGTATTATTAATAAAGGAAAATTAATTTTTCAGGGTACTATGCAATCGTTGCATGAAGCGCAACAACAACAATCGGTAATTTATTTTGAAACAAATAATCTACCTGCCACCAAAAATATTTTACAGGCTGCGGGATTACCCGCTGTTGAATATGAAAAAGGGCTGCGCATTCAATTAACTGAGCCGGACAAAGTTGCACTTGTGAATACACAACTGGTGGAGCAGGGTATTGCTGTTTATCAGATTAGTGTGATTAAAAATGATTTGGAATCAATATTTATGGACCTTATAAAATAA
- a CDS encoding peptidylprolyl isomerase, whose protein sequence is MKKIVLIATCFIALAACKEKAAEPTEGPKAQPVATTETTTQTNTMENQNDTTQYYVNISTSFGDMVVKLYNETPKHRDNFLKLAKEGYFNDLLFHRVIKDFMIQGGDPNSKNAAPNVQLGAGGPSYTIPAEFNRALIHKKGALSAARQGDQVNPAKASSGSQFYIVQGKVSSKAELDQIARSYNITYTPEQIETYTTIGGTPFLDMNYTVFGEVVKGLEVIDKIAAVKTAYGDRPLQDVKMTVTVVTK, encoded by the coding sequence ATGAAAAAAATCGTATTAATAGCAACCTGCTTTATAGCACTAGCAGCCTGTAAAGAAAAAGCTGCTGAACCAACAGAAGGGCCAAAAGCGCAACCTGTTGCAACAACCGAAACAACAACACAAACAAATACAATGGAAAATCAAAACGACACAACGCAGTATTATGTAAATATCAGCACCAGTTTTGGTGATATGGTAGTGAAATTATACAACGAAACCCCAAAACACCGCGATAACTTTTTAAAACTTGCTAAAGAAGGTTATTTCAACGATTTATTATTTCACCGCGTAATTAAAGATTTTATGATTCAGGGTGGAGATCCGAATTCAAAAAATGCAGCTCCAAATGTACAATTAGGCGCAGGTGGACCAAGTTATACCATTCCGGCAGAATTTAACCGTGCATTAATTCACAAAAAAGGCGCATTAAGTGCTGCTCGTCAGGGCGATCAGGTGAATCCTGCCAAAGCAAGTTCAGGCTCACAATTTTATATTGTGCAGGGAAAAGTATCTTCGAAAGCGGAACTTGATCAAATAGCACGTTCTTACAATATTACTTACACACCGGAACAAATTGAAACGTATACAACAATTGGTGGAACACCATTTCTGGATATGAACTATACTGTGTTTGGCGAAGTAGTAAAAGGATTGGAAGTAATTGATAAAATTGCAGCAGTAAAAACTGCTTATGGCGACAGGCCATTACAAGATGTAAAGATGACAGTAACGGTAGTTACCAAATAA
- a CDS encoding ATP-binding protein, whose translation MSAETLSKQISLQSQPSNIVLIEPFIEEVRSRLNIADEMYGNILVCITEAVNNAILHGNKADESKQVVVSIQKEQNKLTCLVKDEGCGFDFTNLPDPTAPENIENCGGRGIFLMKHLSDLVVFSNDGSKVEIQFRL comes from the coding sequence ATGTCAGCAGAAACCTTAAGTAAACAAATCAGTCTCCAGTCACAACCTTCAAATATTGTATTAATCGAACCCTTTATTGAAGAGGTTCGAAGTCGGCTCAATATTGCAGATGAGATGTATGGAAACATACTCGTATGCATCACCGAAGCGGTTAATAATGCAATTCTGCACGGCAATAAAGCCGATGAAAGCAAACAAGTTGTGGTAAGCATCCAAAAAGAACAAAACAAATTAACCTGTCTGGTGAAAGATGAAGGTTGCGGTTTCGATTTTACCAATCTTCCCGACCCGACCGCACCAGAAAATATCGAAAACTGTGGTGGCAGAGGCATATTTTTAATGAAACACCTCAGCGACCTGGTGGTTTTTTCAAATGATGGATCAAAAGTGGAAATCCAATTCCGACTCTAA
- the ybeY gene encoding rRNA maturation RNase YbeY, with protein MAAIQFANKNTAYKLKEKERIATWIERVILMHHKFPGDIEYIFCDDDFLAEMNQQYLEHDTFTDIITFNYNTGHYISGDIFISIDRIKENAATYKTTTEEELHRVMIHGILHLCGLNDKSPKDKKQMQEKENEALEILTRV; from the coding sequence ATGGCTGCTATCCAATTCGCAAATAAAAACACCGCTTACAAACTCAAAGAAAAAGAGCGTATCGCCACCTGGATAGAGCGTGTTATTTTAATGCATCATAAATTCCCGGGTGATATCGAATATATTTTTTGTGATGATGATTTTCTTGCTGAGATGAATCAACAATATCTCGAGCACGATACATTTACCGATATCATCACATTTAATTATAATACCGGCCACTATATTTCCGGCGATATTTTTATCAGCATCGACCGAATAAAAGAAAATGCCGCTACTTACAAAACAACTACAGAAGAAGAACTCCATCGTGTAATGATTCACGGCATTTTACATCTATGCGGATTAAATGACAAATCTCCTAAAGACAAAAAACAAATGCAGGAGAAAGAAAATGAAGCGTTGGAAATCCTCACCCGCGTTTAA
- a CDS encoding T9SS type A sorting domain-containing protein → MAASDPSSPNRNDQAFTTELDLSGNHYVAGNYADTLFIDGVAYPNYINDGSNDAYVAKYDAAGNVLWVQTINGPSSQLIKSMKVNASTGDCYVSGAFIADFYVGGIKQNSQTFSGFSTNFYRSFIMRFDASGNLIWSNNTYSIMGYPIDGGQSIALSPLGDYVYMQNGYIGDVLFETGEAFFPTGFGDQDILLTKFSTATGQISSYRNNIQRYLVDGYILETDRSGNVIFAGSHRRNCMNEVDTVAFPFCDTNPSYALPDGFIWKMDANFGSIWGKEINGLGFEIVSAIGTDAQNNVYAYGTFGSNADFDGTVLIPDSGKSNAFVAKLNASGTYMFLKQFSAEELYMTEYPTDAEAPFAVDSKGNVFLGGAFSGTLNYYGNTLSSNSSPYLFYANGYLLKLSNTGILKWGERFAGNVGPFDETAVHGISVLGSYLAVGGEFASNNVYQNDTTYSDQNAYFLSSIQDCDVKITITASALLVSAAFPVTLSTPLRPGYSYQWQRNNIDIPGATSNTYVTTLTGNYKVIVTTGVCTIESKRVRLFLHPREGGADNAAITVYPNPAKEQLNIQVPASQFNKSFNLIITDLSGRIVYSENSNSGESGLINIHLQNSISSGTYIIQLVGDNYTSSTSVVIE, encoded by the coding sequence ATGGCTGCATCCGATCCTTCATCCCCCAACCGTAACGACCAGGCATTTACCACTGAGCTGGATCTGAGTGGCAACCACTATGTTGCCGGAAACTATGCTGATACCCTGTTTATAGATGGTGTAGCATATCCCAATTACATTAACGATGGTTCTAACGATGCCTATGTTGCAAAATATGATGCCGCAGGTAACGTTTTGTGGGTGCAAACCATTAATGGACCGTCATCACAACTCATCAAATCGATGAAAGTAAATGCCTCAACCGGCGACTGTTATGTGAGCGGTGCTTTTATTGCTGATTTTTATGTGGGCGGAATTAAACAAAACTCCCAAACCTTCAGTGGATTTTCAACCAATTTTTATCGCTCTTTTATCATGCGATTCGATGCAAGCGGGAATTTAATTTGGTCGAATAACACTTATAGTATCATGGGTTACCCGATTGACGGCGGTCAGTCCATAGCACTTTCTCCGCTTGGCGATTATGTGTATATGCAAAACGGATATATTGGCGATGTGCTTTTCGAAACCGGTGAAGCTTTTTTCCCAACCGGATTTGGAGACCAGGATATTTTATTGACTAAATTTTCAACGGCAACAGGTCAAATAAGTTCGTATCGAAATAATATTCAACGATATCTGGTTGATGGTTATATTTTAGAAACCGACAGATCGGGAAATGTAATTTTTGCCGGAAGCCATCGCAGAAACTGCATGAATGAAGTAGATACTGTTGCTTTTCCCTTTTGCGATACGAATCCATCATATGCATTGCCCGATGGTTTTATCTGGAAAATGGATGCAAACTTCGGAAGTATCTGGGGCAAAGAAATAAATGGCCTCGGTTTTGAAATTGTTTCTGCAATTGGTACCGACGCACAAAATAATGTGTATGCATACGGAACATTTGGCAGCAATGCAGATTTTGATGGCACCGTATTAATTCCCGATTCCGGTAAATCAAATGCTTTTGTTGCAAAATTAAATGCAAGCGGCACGTATATGTTTTTAAAACAATTTTCTGCAGAGGAATTATACATGACTGAATATCCTACTGATGCAGAAGCACCATTTGCAGTCGATTCAAAAGGTAATGTATTTCTTGGCGGCGCTTTTTCCGGAACATTAAATTATTATGGTAATACATTATCATCTAACTCATCGCCGTATTTATTTTATGCAAACGGATATTTATTAAAATTGAGTAATACAGGGATATTAAAATGGGGCGAACGTTTCGCCGGCAACGTTGGACCGTTTGATGAAACCGCTGTGCATGGTATATCGGTGTTAGGTTCGTATTTAGCGGTAGGCGGTGAATTTGCATCAAACAATGTTTATCAAAACGACACCACCTATTCTGATCAAAATGCATATTTCCTCAGTTCCATTCAGGACTGTGATGTAAAAATTACAATTACTGCATCTGCTTTATTAGTGAGCGCCGCTTTCCCGGTAACATTAAGCACTCCATTACGCCCCGGTTATTCCTATCAGTGGCAGCGAAATAATATAGACATTCCCGGAGCAACTTCAAACACTTATGTTACAACCCTTACCGGTAATTATAAAGTAATTGTAACAACCGGTGTTTGCACTATCGAATCAAAACGTGTGCGTTTATTTTTACATCCACGTGAAGGCGGCGCCGACAATGCAGCTATAACTGTGTATCCAAACCCTGCAAAGGAGCAACTTAATATTCAGGTGCCGGCATCACAATTCAATAAATCATTTAACTTAATTATTACCGATTTATCAGGAAGAATTGTTTATTCCGAAAATAGTA